The following coding sequences lie in one Phragmites australis chromosome 8, lpPhrAust1.1, whole genome shotgun sequence genomic window:
- the LOC133927371 gene encoding uncharacterized protein LOC133927371, translating into MKLRPLGCGAAAVAEGLVGAGCGGWGWRPRLRPRARSAAVSPKCSHAAAVHPEHHGHRRVGGVLFRPVGLFGTEYGSDLEARIEKVIYACRFMTFLAIGGSLVGSVPCFLQGCVYVMDAFIEYYLHGGGKVILMLVEAIDMFLIGMAMFVFGTGLYELFISNMDIAKSSSYGSNLFGLFRLPERPKWLVIQSVNDLKTKLGHVIVMVLLVGIFEKSKRVTITSCTDLFCFAASIFLSSGCLYLLSRLHTTKGGSHA; encoded by the exons ATGAAGCTCAGACCTCTTGGTTGCGGGGCGGCGGCAGTGGCGGAGGGTTTAGTGGGGGCCGGATGCGGCGGGTGGGGGTGGAGACCGAGGCTGAGGCCGCGCGCAAGGTCAGCAGCGGTGTCGCCCAAGTGTTCCCACGCGGCCGCGGTGCACCCGGAGCACCACGGCCACCGCCGCGTGGGTGGGGTGCTGTTCCGCCCGGTGGGCCTGTTCGGGACGGAGTACGGGTCGGATCTGGAGGCGCGGATCGAGAAGGTCATCTACGCCTGCCGCTTCATGACCTTCCTCGCCATTGGCGGCTCGCTCGTCGGCTCCGTCCCATGCTTCCTCCAG GGCTGCGTTTACGTGATGGACGCCTTCATCGAGTACTACCTGCACGGTGGAGGAAAGGTCATCCTCATGCTAGTTGAAGCCATTG ACATGTTTCTCATCGGAATGGCCATGTTTGTCTTTGGGACGGGCCTGTACGAGCTGTTCATCAGTAATATGGACATTGCAAAGTCATCCTCTTACGGCTCCAACCTCTTTGGCTTGTTCAGGCTTCCG GAACGCCCCAAATGGCTTGTAATCCAGTCGGTGAATGATCTTAAGACAAAGCTAGGTCATGTCATTGTCATGGTTCTACTGGTTGGCATCTTCGAGAAGAGCAAGAGGGTGACCATCACATCATGCACTGACCTCTTTTGCTTCGCCGCGTCGATTTTCCTCTCTTCAGGTTGTCTCTACTTACTCTCCAGGCTCCACACCACGAAAGGAGGGAGCCATGCCTGA
- the LOC133926024 gene encoding uncharacterized protein LOC133926024, translating into MDTTERERRSGRAEMQPGQNQKQQQIWGRDQGKSSGVVWAMVILCTLLAIGVIVTGATVFAVYLLYKPKMPYLLVSDARLVALEYDQAGTIQNLVLSLTIQAENSNSKADASFSRVNLAVGFHGAEVAVLRASPFVVARRSSVPLRYQVVSAGRPLSPDGMRYMDGALKAGVVPLDLFGKARTTWKVGIFVSLRFWTRISCRFLFFFPGNGTAMPIDCRSRSP; encoded by the coding sequence ATGGACACCACAGAGAGAGAGCGGAGGAGTGGCCGCGCGGAGATGCAGCCGGGCCAGAaccagaagcagcagcagatcTGGGGCCGGGACCAGGGCAAGAGCTCCGGGGTGGTGTGGGCGATGGTGATCCTGTGCACGCTGCTGGCCATCGGCGTCATCGTCACCGGCGCCACCGTGTTCGCCGTGTACCTGCTGTACAAGCCCAAGATGCCGTACCTGCTGGTCTCCGACGCGCGGCTGGTGGCGCTGGAGTACGACCAGGCGGGCACCATCCAGAACCTGGTGCTGTCGCTCACCATCCAGGCCGAGAACTCCAACTCCAAGGCGGACGCGTCCTTCTCCCGCGTCAACCTCGCCGTGGGCTTCCACGGCGCCGAGGTGGCCGTGCTGCGCGCGAGTCCCTTCGTCGTCGCGCGCCGGAGCTCCGTGCCGCTGCGCTACCAGGTGGTGTCGGCGGGGCGGCCGCTGAGCCCCGACGGGATGCGGTACATGGACGGGGCGCTCAAGGCCGGGGTGGTGCCGCTCGACCTCTTCGGCAAGGCGCGCACCACGTGGAAGGTCGGAATCTTCGTGTCGCTCCGGTTCTGGACGCGCATCTCCTGccgcttcctcttcttcttccccggCAACGGCACCGCCATGCCCATCGACTGCCGCTCAAGGTCGCCGTAG
- the LOC133927372 gene encoding benzyl alcohol O-benzoyltransferase-like, with translation MASPLPVFTVRRGEPVLVAPAEPTPRETKPLSDIDDGEGMRFYSSGIHLYRSNPAKQGQDPAKVIREALARALVPYYPLAGRLREEAGTGRKLVVECDAQGVMFAEADTDLTADDFGDVKCPPFPCFEQFILESTTVAGVEPVVDRPLLYIQVTRLKCGGFIFGQRICHCVVDAPGAMQFEKAICEFARGAEAPSVAPAWGREMFMARQPPQPSYPHLEYREPAGGPDRMMSTPPGDMARVPFFFGPREIAGLRQRAPLHMRGGCSRFELVAAGIWRSRTAALGYAPDEEVRLSFIVNARGRPEIPLPEGFYGNAFVYSVAVTTAGELCGKDLGYALELVKKAKSAVTYDYLLSVADLMVLNGRPLFALSRTYIVSDVSHAGFKSVDFGWGEAVYGGPAKGGEGPLLGVTNYFSRAKNGKGEEGTVVPICLPRDAMEKFQLEVECLTAEL, from the exons ATGGCGTCGCCACTGCCGGTGTTCACGGTGCGGCGGGGGGAGCCGGTGCTGGTGGCGCCAGCGGAGCCGACGCCGAGGGAGACGAAGCCGCTGTCGGACATCGACGACGGGGAGGGCATGCGGTTCTACAGCTCTGGGATCCACCTGTACCGTAGCAACCCGGCCAAGCAGGGCCAGGACCCGGCCAAGGTCATCCGGGAGGCCTTGGCCAGGGCGCTCGTCCCCTACTACccgctcgccggccgcctccgTGAGGAGGCCGGGACTGGGAGGAAGCTCGTCGTTGAGTGCGACGCCCAGGGCGTCATGTTCGCCGAGGCCGACACAGACCTCACCGCCGACGACTTCGGCGACGTGAAGTGCCCGCCCTTCCCTTGTTTCGAGCAGTTCATACTGGAGAGCAccaccgtcgccggcgtcgagcCCGTCGTTGACCGGCCCTTGTTGTATATTCAG GTGACGAGGCTCAAGTGTGGAGGCTTCATCTTCGGGCAACGGATCTGCCACTGCGTGGTGGACGCGCCGGGAGCCATGCAGTTCGAGAAGGCCATCTGCGAGTTCGCGCGCGGCGCCGAGGCGCCCTCGGTGGCACCGGCGTGGGGCAGGGAGATGTTCATGGCGCGACAACCCCCGCAGCCGTCGTACCCTCACCTCGAGTACCGCGAGCCGGCGGGCGGGCCCGACAGAATGATGTCAACGCCCCCGGGCGACATGGCGCGTGTCCCGTTCTTCTTCGGGCCCCGGGAGATCGCCGGGCTACGCCAGCGCGCGCCGCTGCACATGCGCGGGGGCTGCTCCCGGTTTGAGCTCGTGGCCGCCGGCATCTGGCGCAGCCGCACGGCGGCGCTCGGGTACGCGCCCGATGAGGAAGTGCGCCTGTCCTTTATCGTGAACGCGCGCGGCCGCCCCGAGATCCCGCTCCCGGAGGGCTTCTACGGGAACGCGTTCGTGTACTCCGTGGCGGTGACCACGGCCGGGGAGCTCTGCGGCAAGGACCTCGGGTACGCGCTGGAGCTGGTGAAGAAGGCCAAGTCGGCCGTGACGTACGACTACCTGCTGTCGGTGGCGGACCTGATGGTGCTCAACGGGCGGCCGTTGTTCGCGCTGTCTCGGACGTACATCGTGTCGGACGTGAGCCACGCCGGGTTCAAGAGCGTGGACTTCGGGTGGGGGGAGGCCGTCTACGGCGGGCCAGCGAAGGGCGGCGAAGGGCCGCTCCTCGGCGTGACCAACTACTTCTCCCGGGCCAAGAACGGAAAGGGGGAGGAGGGCACGGTGGTGCCCATCTGCCTGCCCAGGGACGCCATGGAGAAGTTCCAGCTCGAAGTGGAATGCCTCACCGCGGAGCTCTAA
- the LOC133926025 gene encoding benzyl alcohol O-benzoyltransferase-like — MASTLPAFTVRRGEPVLVAPAEPTPRETKPLSDIDDGEGMRFYSSGIHLYRSNPAKQGQDPAKVIREALARALVPYYPLAGRLREEEGGKLVVDCGAQGVMFAEADADLSAGDFGDVQIPPFPCFEHFILESTTIAGAEPVIDRPLLYIQVTRLKCGGFIFGQRFCHCVVDAPGGMQFEKAICELACGAEAPSIVPAWGREMFMARQPPQPSYPHLEYREPAGGPDRMLSTPPGDMARVPFFFGPQEIAGLRQRAPTNMRCSRFELVAACIWRSRTAALGYAPDEEVRLSFIVNARGRPEIPLPEGFYGNAFAYSVAATTAGELCGKDLGYALELVKKAKSAVTYDYLLSVADLMVLNGRPLFALSRTYIVSDVSHAGFKSVDFGWGEAVYGGPAKGGEGPLLGVTNYFSRTKNGKGEEGTVVPICLPRDAMEKFQLEVEGLTAEL; from the exons ATGGCGTCGACACTGCCGGCGTTCACGGTGCGGCGGGGGGAGCCGGTGCTggtggcgccggcggagccGACGCCGAGGGAGACGAAGCCGCTGTCAGACATCGACGACGGGGAGGGCATGCGGTTCTATAGCTCCGGGATCCACCTGTACCGCAGCAACCCGGCCAAGCAGGGCCAGGACCCGGCCAAGGTCATCCGGGAGGCGCTGGCCAGGGCACTCGTCCCTTACTACccgctcgccggccgcctccgcGAGGAGGAAGGGGGGAAGCTCGTCGTGGACTGCGGCGCGCAGGGCGTCATGTTCGCCGAGGCAGACGCAGACCTCAGCGCCGGCGACTTTGGGGACGTGCAGATCCCGCCGTTCCCGTGCTTCGAGCACTTCATACTGGAGAGCACCACTATCGCCGGCGCCGAGCCGGTCATCGACCGCCCCTTGCTCTACATTCAG GTGACGAGGCTCAAGTGTGGAGGCTTCATCTTCGGGCAGCGGTTCTGCCACTGCGTGGTGGACGCGCCAGGCGGCATGCAATTCGAGAAGGCCATCTGCGAGTTGGCCTGCGGCGCCGAGGCGCCGTCGATAGTGCCGGCGTGGGGGAGGGAGATGTTCATGGCACGGCAGCCCCCGCAGCCGTCGTACCCGCACCTCGAGTACCGCGAGCCGGCGGGAGGGCCGGACAGGATGCTGTCGACGCCCCCGGGTGACATGGCGCGCGTCCCGTTCTTCTTCGGGCCTCAGGAGATCGCCGGGCTGCGCCAGCGCGCGCCGACAAACATGCGCTGCTCCCGGTTTGAGCTCGTGGCCGCCTGCATCTGGCGCAGCCGCACGGCGGCGCTCGGGTACGCGCCCGACGAGGAGGTGCGCCTGTCCTTCATCGTGAACGCGCGCGGCCGCCCCGAGATCCCGCTCCCGGAGGGCTTCTACGGGAACGCGTTCGCGTACTCCGTGGCGGCGACCACCGCCGGGGAGCTGTGCGGCAAGGACCTCGGGTACGCGCTGGAGCTGGTGAAGAAGGCCAAGTCGGCCGTGACGTACGACTACCTGCTGTCGGTGGCGGACCTGATGGTGCTCAACGGGCGGCCGTTGTTCGCGCTGTCTCGGACGTACATCGTGTCGGACGTGAGCCACGCCGGGTTCAAGAGCGTGGACTTCGGGTGGGGGGAGGCCGTCTACGGCGGGCCGGCGAAGGGCGGCGAAGGGCCGCTCCTCGGCGTGACCAACTACTTCTCCCGGACCAAGAACGGCAAGGGGGAGGAGGGCACGGTGGTGCCCATCTGCCTGCCCAGGGACGCCATGGAGAAGTTCCAGCTCGAGGTGGAAGGCCTCACCGCGGAGCTCTAG